In Chrysemys picta bellii isolate R12L10 chromosome 4, ASM1138683v2, whole genome shotgun sequence, the sequence GTGGCAGCTCTGAAAATACAACCCAGGAATATGAACTCCCAATGCTGCTctgacccactagaccccacttcccttccAGAGCTGCAGATAAACCCAGGAGTGCCTCTGCTCTGACCACTGTTTGTCctctttttttgtaactttgagcACATGTTCTTCTCCTCTCCAGCCAGCGGCTACGGCCAGGACCAGTCATCCATGAGTGGTAGTGGTGGCAGTGGCGGTGGCGGCTACGGTAGCCAGGATCAGAGCAGCTACGGAGGTGGCCAGCAAGAccgtgggggcaggggcagaggaggaTATGGCCGGGGTGGCTTTGATCGTGGCGGAAGAGGCAGCCGTGGCGGTCGTGGAGGCATGGGGTAGGTGTCGAGACGcttgtggtgggagagggagtgggTTTAAATTTTACTGTCTCTAGCACTGTCTGAAATTAACATGTTGGGGAGGGTGTTGCATTATGTAGAAGCTCTTCCTGTATGTATGGGTGGAATGCCATATCCTCATACTGCGTGTGGTAAGGGAGTTGCAATGTTTTATGGGGGGTAGAGATTGAATGGCAATAAAAGCTTTTCTTGTATGTGTGGGGCAGACTCCCACTACTGTCTACCTTAAGAACCAATGTAGGTTCAGATCTACAGTAGACAATTTATGCATGGGGGTAAAATTACCCCACTGGTGGTTACTATCAGAGTTGTGTGTCTGACATCAAACGTGTCTTCGGAATGCACAATGTGAATACCAAGCGCTTGCTGAACTTTCATGTTACCCTGTCTAGGTATATACTGAAGGTTTATAAATATCGCTATTCAAAGGGCGTATAAATCTCTCTACATCAAGGGTTTATTTGCAATTTATCTGGTGCAATAATCTGTTCACGAAAGCACCTGGGTCATGTTGGTAAGAAACAAGGGATGTAAGTCTCCTCAGTCAGAGGAGAAGTTGTGTCATCTTTCCAACCTGGTTGCTTACAACCTGTGTAGCAAACTTGGTTAACTCTGTGGTCAATCCACGCACTGGAGATATTCCATGGGTTAAAGGATGTATTTGGGCACCCAATTAGCAGCTTCAGCAGCTGTGATCACATTTATATACGACTTGCTTTTGGTTTATCTCACTATACACACAGAAAAGCAGTGTCTTAAACTGCCCTGGTGTAACAATCCTCCCTCAGCAGAGGGTTGCTCAGTGGTCTATTAAAAAGAAATGATAGGTTGAGAAACAGATGCTAAATAATATTGATTGTGAACTCTGTTGTTTGGGAGTTTAAATCACGTTTTTTAGAAAGGTGAGTATTAGattggggggggaaatcaaagtaTTGTTGATGTTACTTGTTATCTGCTGTTAACACTACATGTTATCTGTTAACAAACTCTGCGTTTTATGTGCTACAGGTATGAAAGTCAATGAACTTTATCAATTCTCCACCTTCCACATGTTAGCTAAGGGTGAGGAAGGGAGAGAGCTTATGTTAGGTCCAGGCTTAGTGGTCAATCAGTTTATTATGCTATGCTAGGGAACTTGGGTTGGCTTTTTTATATGCTTTCAAAGCAAATATCCTACGTATCTATGTTTAGGTGGTATCAACACCGGGGTGGGGGGAATACACTGTACAAATAAGTTGTAACATACGGTTCATGGATTCGTACCCACGCTAGGACTGCATCGAGGAGTCAGCGTTGTCTCGAGTGTACATCACGACGGCTGAAGTAATAGGAGAAGGTTGGAAGCCAAAGTTGCACTCGTGTTAGATTTGTCCATTCCACTCTTACAAGACAAAAAGggtgtatttaaataaataaaaatcctaaaTATGCTGAGGGACAGAACAAGGTTGAAAGAAGCATTCTTTAGGCTTTCAGGAAGAACTGGAAAAAACAAGTGTTGGTCAGGATTTTAAGATCTGGTAGTTTTAGTGAACCTTTTAGACATGGAAAAAGCTTCATTATCTTCTAACTTATCTCCTCAGCGGTGGTGAGCGTGGTGGCTTCAATAAGTTTGGTGGTAAGTCCAAAGAGTTCAAAACTTGAACCAAAAaaagtatatatattttccaGAGACTTGTCTTTCATATGCAGAACCTTTATGCGTTAGGAAAAGCCACCATTTATCAGATATAACCTATGggagcaccctctgcagcccTCTATACCAAATGAGTTCTTGAGATACATATGGTGTCACTTATTTCTACGTCCACTGGGCTTCTACTTTGACCAAAGTTCTTGGTGCCAATACATCTTGGTTGAATGTTTTgcaacaagacacacacacaaaagtgtgctttggagaaagaaaacaaaagtgcTACTTCCTAGAAGTGTCTGGTCTGTGTgtggttcctttttaaaaaacaaaacacacaagaagCTTTAAGTGCTGGTGATTTTGGGGGTTAAAACATGGTAATGGAATTGCATGCAATCCTGAGGATAATGATGCAAAGAGTTTACGTACCTTTTTATGGTTACTGGTCAAGAAAATGGGGGAAGTCCCCAAAAACTGGAATGAATTTTTGGTCTTGTGTAAACTTCCCTTTGACTACAATACATGGTTTTGTAAGCTTATACCTTAAGAAAGATGGTTTATATTTAAACTTATATCTTAAGAAGAAAAAAGGTATTTTTGCACTCAAACATACCAAACAAAATATATCTAAACACTTCCAGGAGAGTTCCCATGGGTTTGCTGAAAAGGGTTTGGCATGAATGATCTCTTGACCAGGTCAATTTAGTTTTAAGAGACCAGTGTTGGGCATATGCTTTTAGGTTCATTAAGATAATTATTGATCTGATCTGGGTGTGATTAAAGGTATAATGGGTGAAACGTCTAAATATAGCAAAAATACTAACATAAATGGTTTGTATAGGTAAATAACGGTTTAAGTGAAACAAAGCTATATTTATGCAAGGTTAGTTCACTTTAAATGTGTGGCATGGGCTAAAGCCACTATATCGCTGCATAAATTTTAAAGCTGTTAACTGTGTGGTTATATACTGTGATGCTAACCAGGGTAGCAAGTGGTATGATGCTACAACCTGATGTTACTGAAAGATGTGAATGACGAAGGTGTAtataaacatgtggacaaagatTTCTTTGGGTAGCAGCTCCTTAAATTGTATACGCAAATGTCTCGATTTAAACAGACTTCGGAAGGTGATACTAAGCAGAATTAAACGTGTGTTATGAGGGCTTTTGTAGTTGACCCTCCACGTAGAGTTGGAAAGAGACGTTTTCTGTGTAGAGTATGACATCTGAAAAAGGAGTTGTCACTGGTTTTGCAGCACTGTCTTCAAAGTACCTTAAGTTCTCTGACTTCACAGTATTTTTGCCTTTGGCTAAAGTAAAGTAAACGTAGGCTCAACATCAGAGCACATGTACCAACACTGGCCTGCTGTCTTTAATATGTTTAGTATGTGTGGAAGATGAGTCTGTGTTTCCACCGACTAACTAGATCTCTCCTTATTTTCATGTGCAAAAGGGCCCCGGGACCAAGGACCACGCCATGATCCTGGTACGTGACTGTTCCCAAAGTGTGGGTTCACAGCATCAATTATCTCTTACGTTGTGGGAGTGTTTTGTGTTAAGGAGATGATCTGAAGTTGATCTAAGACATAAGCATCATACCCATTTCACAAAAAGAAAAGCTAATTTAGAGCAGCTTAAACTGTGAAAGTTTGCATGAAATTCTTGTGTAGCCTGTGTACCTACTAAGGTGTGGTCTTGTGACGCTGTTACGCAGCCATTGCTGTAGCATCTACAGTggggtaactttttttttcttgatccTTGGGTATGAAATTGAGTGACACTCGCTTACTTTGCAGCTTCTGAACAGGATAACTCTGACAACAACACCATTTTCGTCCAGGGACTCGGTGAAAATGTCACCATCGAGTCGGTCGCTGACTACTTCAAGCAAATAGGAATCATTAAGGTACCAGCACAGGGAACTAAATAGTCTGAGTTTGCAAGAGCAGCATGGCGAAATGGCACTTTTGTCATCTGTACCCCCTGCCCTTAACGTCCAATCCAAGCACTCTTACTGTGGAGGGAGTTTGTCTACTAGCTAAGAATCGGAGAGTCAGGAGTCCTGTGTTTCTGGTTCAGGGAAGGGGGAGTATTGTGGGATAGGGTAGATGAGATGGGAGCTCAGCACTCCCGCATTGGACTCCCTGTTTTGTCGTCCTAGAACTGGGATATACGCTTCTAATGAGCCAGGCTTAGTTTGTTACAAAGCTTTGAATGATctggatggaaggtgctcagtAAGCAATATACAGATATTACTGGTACCTTATGTTTAGACTGTGGTGCAGCGCCGGTGTGGATCTGACTGATACAAAGGTAGTCCCTGCTGTGACCATCTTGCCAATCCTCGTGACTAAGGCTATGTTTATGTCGTGGAAGTCAGGAATCCGTgggactggagctggcagccagcagggccctgggagGGTTCCAGCGAAAAGGCGACAGCCTCCTCATGTCACTCCCTACAAGGTCCAGCAACAGGCGACAGCCTCCTGAGGGGGCCCTCTTCAGGGTTATAGCGACGGGCGACAGCCTCACACGGAGGGATGGGGATGCCTAGGACCAGCGGGTGGGGGTGTCCTGTTTTCGCTTTGGGaattgtttattgcctgtgacctgtccgtgacttttttactaaaaataaccatgacacaATTTTAGCCTTACTCATGACTTATTGTTGATGGTTTTCAGAGATCCTTTATATGCTGATTTCTCATAGTCCCTAGTCTAAAGCAATAGAATATTTCCTTCCATTTTTCAGTACATCCAACAAGGGAGGTGTACAGGTTAGCCTTCAGCCATAGGTTAATCTCTAGAAGCTAAACTCATGAGATGTACCCCTTGTTTGTGTTTCAGACAAACAAGAAAACTGGGCAGCCCATGATTAACCTGTACACAGACCGTGAGACCGGGAAGCTAAAGGGGGAAGCCACTGTGTCTTTTGATGATCCCCCATCTGCCAAGGCAGCCATCGATTGGTTTGATGGTAAGTTGCTTCCATCCAGCTGGGCCAAGGAGCTCCTGAAGAAGCAGCATAAaggtggagctgggagccaggactcttgggttctgtccctggttcAGGGATGGGAGTGGGATCTACTCTACTGGGTTAGAACAGGGGAGGAGTTGTTCTAATTTTAGTAGTGATCTGTTCAGTTACTTCCCTTCTGAATCTTAGATTTTTCTctttgtgaaatggggatgatacttGCATCTTGCATAATACTTGGCTACTTCAGCACCTGATGCTGCAGTCATTCGGGTCAAGGGCAGGGTTTCAGTTGACATCAGCATGAGTAGGATTCATTCTTCATGCCATGTCTTAAGGCTCGTCTACATTTGGAAGTTAATTCAAATTAAAAGTGGGAAGTGAATTTTAAACGTTGTAGCTGTTTCGGAATAGCTCCATGTGTGGACAACCCTTAGCTGTAGTGCCCTGCTTTGATTCATAGACCAGGGGGTTAAAGTGCTGCTGGTCAGGAATCCTGCCAGTGTTCTTTCAGTGGAAAACAAGGTGCCTAGAAatgagggttgtttttttctgtGGGAATATCAGTTCTGCTGGAATTTTGTTTTCCATGAGGGAAAAAGCCATTTTTAGTTGGCAGGACATCCATCTGCATCAATATGACCATCTCAGTCATGTgaattgtagttcaggtgcctcattgAGCTCATCCTTGGGCTAGACTACATCTCCCTGAAAGCACTGCATCTCAGACTAACAAAACACAGCTGTGGAATTGTGCATTGGAGATGCATCTCCATCAATTCTAATGCCAGAAGAGGGACCACTGTGATATAGTCTGATATCCTGTGTGACACCAGGCCAGAGAgcttccccccaaaataattcctggagcatgtagaaaaacatccaatcttgattttaaaatggtcagttatGGAAACAGGTTATTTTAATCAGAacttcccaattttaaaaaaaattgatcctAAGTTTTCATCCCATGTGGGACAAAATCAAATCTCCAAATTTCTATCCCAGGATAggaattatttacaaaaaaaaaaaaaatcaaccagctGTGGGTTAAAGTGGGGTGGGAATATTCCTTTTGGACCATCACAACACCAATCATAAAGCTCTGTGTAAGGTGAAATTGACATGTCTGGTTTCTTTCTTCCAATCAGGAAAGGAATTTTCCGGCAATGCCATCAAAGTCTCCTTTGCTACCCGGAGGGCGGACTTCAACCGTGGCGGTGGAAATGGACGGGGTGGCAGAGGCCGTGGAGGTACTTAGAAACATGTTTCATCCTGATGGGGATGGGAGCTCCACCATATCAGGAGAGTGGCCTGTTTTTCAGGATCTGGACACAACCAAGTCTAGAAGCCATTAACAGAGAATGGGCTAAGGCCCAGCCATAGAGACTTTAAATATTTGATCAGTCAAAGGTCATCCCTGTTAAGTGCCTCCCTATCACATGTGCTTACCTATGGGTTATAGGTACACAATACACCTGTGGGTCAGCCATAATTTTTGTATCCACTTTTCATTTGTGGCATAATTTTATCTGTgtcagtgcatgctgggaaaatcTGTCTCCGCATGAGTGACCAGATGTAACACAACACATGGGACAGTGCATTGTGGGATCCCTTGCTGCCCAGAGTTGGCTGGCCAGTGGGTAAGCAGAGTTAGGGGGTGTGGCTGAGAGTGAAATAAGTCGTGATCTGGTTGTAGGAAGTTAAGCAGAAGCTGCTAACGAGAGAGATGAATGCTGAATCCAACTCTCCGGTGCTGTTGTGGTTGAGCTGGGGAGTGGCCTGCACGAAGGATCAGCGCTCTGGGGGTTGTGGATGCAGACAACCATGTCCCTTCCAGAGAGGCTGACCCCTTTCCAACCTCCCTCCTTAATGCAGGGCCCATGGGTCGTGCTGGATttggtggtggaggtggaggaggcagTGGCAACAGTGGCTCCAGTGGAGGTAACCGAGGTGGCTTCCCCAGTGGAGGCGGTGGCCAGCAACGCGCAGGGGACTGGAAGTGCCCTAACCCGTAAGTAGAGGCTCTGGCAAGCGGGGGAACCAAACGTTAACTCTTGGGTTTACCTGATACTAATGCCTCTCCTCAAACATTGCATCTTccagagcctgtgagaacatgAATTTCTCGTGGCGTAACGAGTGCAACCAGTGCAAGGCACCAAAGCCGGATGGGCCTGGAGGACCACACATGGGTAACTTACACCATTCTGTTTCTCCTGCCCACCAGTAGGGGGCAGGCCTCATGGGTGGGTGAGATTGTGTATGCTCCGAATGCTATTGCCTTGGAGGTATTCTTGGCACCAATTTCACTCCCTGTGCTTGTTTTTCCCTccacaggaggaggaggatttggGGAAGAGCGCCGTGGAGGCAGAGGGGGTTATGACCGTGGCGGTTTCCGAGGAGGCCGAGGCGGCGATCGGGGTGGCTTCCGAGGAGGCCGAGGTGGAGATCGGGGCGGTGGATTTGGGCCAGGAAAGATGGATAACAGGTAAAGCAGACTGGCACAGAAAGGGCATGATGCTATAATCTCTGTCCTGGGGTTTGCTCCTGGTTCTGTAAAAGCTGCAAGTGTGACTCAAGGTCTGGAAAAACCTGCCCTCTGGTGATAATCTCCGCCTAGTCAGTAGATCCCAGAGAAGGTTAGGGGGTGGCTTGATCAGTCTACAGGCACACAATTCAGTGGGCTGGCAACTGAAGGCAGACAAATTCAGACACGgggttattttttgtttaaattgcgAAAGTAACCATTGGCACAACTTACAAGGGTGGTTGTGATGATTCTCTGTCACTTGGGTCTTTAAATCAAGCCTGGTGCTTTTCTCAAATATCTGCTATAGTTCTGCCACACATCATGGGCTGGAGGCTGGCATCGCTGGGTGAGATTCTGGCCTGTGTTGTACTGGATGGTCAAGACTagaggatcataatggtcccttcttatCATAGATTAATTGGGCAAGTGACTTCCCCtcttgtaaaatgtggataatgccGCAACATCTAAAACAGTTATTGACTTGTTTATGTTTATAAGGATCACTCAGCTGCTTGTGGGTGAAGCTTAAAATACTTCCCTTATTCTGTCCTAACCCTTCCTCTTTCTCTCCACAGGGGCGACCACAGACAAGACCGCCGTGACAGACCCTATTAAGACTGTACAAATTCCCAGACCATGTGACTtatacttttttattttgtatgtcaGACTTCGTGCTGCAGACTGTGTAAAGCTCGTTCCATTTGTGTAAAACTTTGTATTGCCCTCTCAATTttacccatttttttttcccccctgtatcTGGAAGAATCCCCTACATTAAAAAACTCTCATTGTTTTAGTTGCGGTGTGTAGCTTTTTTTGGGGCCAGGGCTTCAATAAAGGCAACTTCAGTTTATACCAGAAACCTGGGGATGCCCCAATGctagccatgggtgtttaatatACGTAAATACATTATGCTATGAACAGTATTAACATGTAATTGAGCAGACATAAGCAGAGAAAGACATCTTGATCTGTGGTTGAAATGTGAAATTCTTGATTTACACTTGTACACTTTATTACCTGAAGCACCATTGTCCAGCATAGGAGTGGTCCGCTTAGTAGGGACATTATTATTGTGTGAGCCTCTTATCAGTGTCTACCTAGAAAGTTTGCTtgctggggttttttgggggggcagggaatggatgGAAAACCATGTTTCTGGGTTTTTGTGCTACCCCATGGAAAGTGTGGTAgctgcagaattagaaagtgatATTCTATAAAGATCTAATACAAATGAGATGTGTGTATTTATCTTCATGTAAACTACAGGGACATTAATCTACACAAACTTGAATGTGTTAAACACAGGTATGTAGAAGTACAACAAACTTTGTTCATGCATAATTAGTAGAACTATTAAATTCCAGTAGATAAGCAAATTATGTGCACACCTATGCAATCCTATTGCAGACTAGAGCTGCACAGGTGAAATTGATGCAAATTGTTAGTTTGCAAAATTTTATCCCTTGGCCTAAGGTACAAgaggttgtttggtttttttccttgcTGGGGTGAATTTGGAGTAATAGTCTGCTATGGTGATGAGCTACACAAGTAGGTGAACAAAAAGCATCCCTGTTTTTCTAGAATCAGTTCGTGAGCTTAAACCCACACAAGCAAGGATATTACCAGCAGTTAAAGCTTCTCCAGGGATTGGTCAGACAGCATTGTTGTCCACTTACACAAAAATGGGCATGGGTAAAAGGTGGACACATCTGTCAGGGACTGGTAAACTTCTCTTAAAGTGCTGTTGTAGAAAATTCCAAGGGAGCAAATTGTCCAGGTCAATCTTATGGCTGGCACTGCAGTGTGTATGAATGTAATAACTTTGAAACATGCTGAATAAAAAACAACCACAGGTTATAAATGTGTATCACTGTTCAAATGTTTCTTGATTTCACAGAAGCTTCATGGCTTTGTAAACAAGGCGATAGTTCCTTGTGCTCAGCTATAAGAAACAGCAAAATGGAAGGTGTAGGATGTAGTGAGATGTTGCATGACTTTAAAAATCCAGGTCGGGTGTGAAACAACCGCAAACGGGTAGTATGAAGGAAAAGCCTTAACGTGAATGTGTAAAAAGCTTCAACAAACTTTAGTGGTGTAGTTCTAAAGGAAGGAAACCATGAAACTTGAGGCAAAAGATCTCTCTAAACTTCATTATACTAACCTCCACCTGTGTGGAACCCATAGCTGCTGCTCTCACAAAATCAAGAACAGGATGATGGATTGCTTTGTGAGTCTGGTCCTATTGCAAAAGCTTTTCATAGCCTGGTCAGTGCTGCTGGCAGAAATGTGGTACAGGGTGAAATCATCACCTTGTTCTCAGTGGAATCcagtttgaaaaatatttacagGTACAATTGGAGTTGAAGTGTGGGTCCCAGGCAGCAAGAGTTCAGACCCAGCTGCCCCAGACTTCCAATCTGTCTCCCCAATCACTTTAAACAAAAAAGTGATTGTGAAACACATTGCTTGAAATGCTTTGAGGTACGGCTAAGCCATGCTAGAGTGAGTGTGAGCTGAGAATATTGCAATGCACCAGTTGTGGCTGTGTTACCTGCCATAAACCACTTGTGATAGAGGATCAACAAAGGTCTCTTTCCAGACTCATGCCAAAGGACTGGGAGGCCAGGTTAAAGTTCCTATTGATAGAGGCAGTGCTTAGACCTTCCTCTGAGCTCAGATGGTCCGACTTGGCACTGAATACCACACCGTCGGGGTGGAGCACGCCTCCTGCTCTATGGGAGTCCTGGCACTGCACCATGCGTGGTGCAGAGAAAGACATGATTGGCCAGGAGGGGAGATGCTCCCCAACTCTGAGGGTTAGACACGGAGTAGAGCAGAGTGTGACTTCTATCAGGCCACTCTTCTGCCTCCGCATTGCAGGCTGGCACACGTGACTGCAGCCCATATGCAGATGCTATTGAGTCTGGTCTCAAATGAGCCATCTGCACTGGAAGGACAGCATGGCACAAGTGCCACAGCAGGGCTGTCCACGCTGGAGATGTTTGCTACGGCCAGAGAGCTACTGGCGCTGCTTTTGGCACTGTTGCTGGCAGTACACGAGTTGGTGGTGCCGGTGGACAGGAGGGAACATGTAGTCCCCAGCTACCGTCTGGTTCTGGCCCCACAGTACCATCTAGAGGGAAGACATCCTTGCTGGCCCTGGTGCAAGCCTCCCTGCCCCGACACCGAAAGGAACCACACCGCCATGGTCGCTGGAGGAAAGCTCGTCTGATTCTGAGGATGGGTCTGTCTTCTCGTCTGAGGACTCACCCTCGTTATCCTTCCAGTCATCCTTACCCCCGCCGTGGACCCGAGTGCTGGGCCTCGTGGTCAATAGCCTATACCAATGCAATGGCACTTGTGGAACCCATGGGGGTTCTCCCTGATGCCAGGGTCCCATTTGAGATGCTCTTACTCGGTGGCCTCTGAGAGAAGGGAACCTCTGTTCCACTGGGCAGCGCCCGACCTGGATTCTGGAACCGAGCCCAGTACTGGGCTCCAGGAGCTGCATCTGTGGGATCCCATTGGCACAGAAGGAGAGGAGGCTGGTGCAGttcacctcctcctccctggaCGAGGCAGTGACCAGGCCGGACGTGTCTCCTCCTCAAGACAACTTTAAGGTCCGCTAGGAGCCACTGAAGACGGTGACCTCAAACTTAGGCTTGTAGGCAAAGAGGTAGTGAACGAATCCTCCCATAGCCTGGTTAACATCCTGGCCATTGTGGGCCCATTGAAAGTGGCTCTATCTCTCAATGAGGCCATTATGGACCCAGTGAAAACCCTGTGGCAAACCCtcgcctcccttccccccacatcaaAAAGAGCCGAGAGGAAGCACCTTGTGCCCACCCAGGATTATGAGTTCCTATATTCTcattcctccccactccctggtgGTCTCTGCGGCCAATgaaagggaggggcagggcctatgAGGAGCGACTGACTCCTAAAGCAGAAGACCCCAAGAAACTGGACCTTTTCAGTAGAAATGTTTATTCGACTGGGGGACTACAGCTCAGGCTCGCCAACCAGCAGGTGTTGCTGGGCAGATATGACTTCAACATGTGACACTCTATATGGACGTTCAGAGATTGgcttccccaagagtccaggcaGGAGTTCtcactggtggaggaggggagggccaTAGCCAGGGCCTCCTTACAGGCAGCCCTGGAGGCGGCGGATTCGGCAGCCAGGTCCATGGTCTCCGCAGTGGTCGTGCATAGGAGCTCACGGCTACCGTCTCCCGCTGGAGGTCCAGCAATGGGTCTCCTACCTCTGCAAGTGCCCCGTTATGCAGACACAGcgacaccacctccccaagcggCGTAGAGCCGCAGTCGATGTACTTAGTTTGAcacagtgctagtgtagacactgcatagGTTATGTTGAGTCAAACAGCTATCCCACAAGGCCCCATTGTGAATTCCACTGGCCAAaagcccctccttcccctttaaagccctggggGGTTTTGAAATTCCCTTTCCTGGTTACCTGGCCTGGCGAGCACATCTAGCAGCTCTCTGGTGTTTAGTGCAATTGCCCAGCTGAGCATGCTGGCTACATGCGTGCCAGACGTGCTCCTGCCCGGAGCATACAGGAGGTATTGGATTTccagggcctgtggggagaagcggctgtgcaggcacagctccaaaCCGGCTGTAGAAATGTTGAcgtctatgagcagattgctcgGGGGATGCAAGAGAAGAGGTacgacagggaccagcagcagcgcTGCGTGAAGccaaggagctgtggcaggcccaccagaaggccagggaagccaaCAAGTGATCTGGTGCCGAGCCGCTGACTTGCCACTTTCCCAAAGAGCTGCACGCCATCCCACCACTGCCCCTAACAGCACGACAGATACCTCTGCAGAACCAAATCACAAGTCCCCGCTATGAACAGCGAGGAGGAGGATGTGGTGGACAAGAAAGAGGAGTAGGGGGGATGGGCGACTGGGGATCCAGTGCTGTAGCCAGCCAGGACCTGGTTTTGACACCACTGCAGTCCAGCCAGTGGAGCACAGGCGAGCCTGACGCAGGGAAAGGAACCTCGGGTAAGTGTGTAGATTAATTTTCCGTTATACAACGTTTTCATTCATTTTACTTGTGCTAGAAGAGGTTGTGGTCTGGTCTAGGGCTACTATCTACTTTTCCTTCCTCTCCAGAGTTAGGCAGCGAGGGCAAGCCGAGCAGTTTGTTTACGTACGCAGGGTCCCTGGAACCCTCCTGAGAGATCTCGCTGGAACTTCCaaggaggtactctgcaatcctcggTCCACAGTTTCTGAGgaaggctgccttatttcttcctccacggtaggagactttcccatgccagtcagcgatagcttcagcaggcaccattgcagcacACGGACTAGCAGCATACAGGTCTGGGCAGCATCAactgtgctctctctgcctctgttaccctcaggagtgagagatCAACTAAAATCACCTTTGCCTGTGGAAAACAGTGGCAGTATTCGGTGCCAGTGCCCTATGCTATTAGAATAATGCAAATGAGCAATTCCcacctcatttccccatctgccGTGACTGGTGCCATGCACAAATAATCCCACACCGGAATGAGAATGTAGTGCGGACAGGGGAACCAGGGGAGTGAGTTCAGCATCTTAAGTTTCATTTTCTGTAGTGCATTTGCTGACAATGGGACCTCTGTGTGCTGTAGTGTAGCTGCTGCCATTGCAGCCTTCTAGGTCTCCTCATCCACAACCGTGGAGCCAGAtgaagaggagaaagaagaggactcaggGTGACGTGTTCCAGGAGGTCCtccaagccagtgctgcatcagaccaggAGCAGC encodes:
- the FUS gene encoding RNA-binding protein FUS isoform X2, encoding MLSPATAAAARGGGLGAAAAMASNDYSQPATQSYGAYPAPPGQGYSQQTSQPYSQQSYSGYGQSADTSTYGQNSYSSSYGQNQSSGYSTQSTPPAYGTTGYGSSQTSQTSYGQPSSYPSYSQPPAASSTTGSYGSSSQSTSYGQPPSGGYGQQSSYSSQPQSSYGQQPSYNPPQSYGQQSQYSSSSSSGGGGGGSSGSSGYGQDQSSMSGSGGSGGGGYGSQDQSSYGGGQQDRGGRGRGGYGRGGFDRGGRGSRGGRGGMGGGERGGFNKFGGPRDQGPRHDPGKEFSGNAIKVSFATRRADFNRGGGNGRGGRGRGGPMGRAGFGGGGGGGSGNSGSSGGNRGGFPSGGGGQQRAGDWKCPNPACENMNFSWRNECNQCKAPKPDGPGGPHMGGGGFGEERRGGRGGYDRGGFRGGRGGDRGGFRGGRGGDRGGGFGPGKMDNRGDHRQDRRDRPY
- the FUS gene encoding RNA-binding protein FUS isoform X1 → MLSPATAAAARGGGLGAAAAMASNDYSQPATQSYGAYPAPPGQGYSQQTSQPYSQQSYSGYGQSADTSTYGQNSYSSSYGQNQSSGYSTQSTPPAYGTTGYGSSQTSQTSYGQPSSYPSYSQPPAASSTTGSYGSSSQSTSYGQPPSGGYGQQSSYSSQPQSSYGQQPSYNPPQSYGQQSQYSSSSSSGGGGGGSSGSSGYGQDQSSMSGSGGSGGGGYGSQDQSSYGGGQQDRGGRGRGGYGRGGFDRGGRGSRGGRGGMGGGERGGFNKFGGPRDQGPRHDPASEQDNSDNNTIFVQGLGENVTIESVADYFKQIGIIKTNKKTGQPMINLYTDRETGKLKGEATVSFDDPPSAKAAIDWFDGKEFSGNAIKVSFATRRADFNRGGGNGRGGRGRGGPMGRAGFGGGGGGGSGNSGSSGGNRGGFPSGGGGQQRAGDWKCPNPACENMNFSWRNECNQCKAPKPDGPGGPHMGGGGFGEERRGGRGGYDRGGFRGGRGGDRGGFRGGRGGDRGGGFGPGKMDNRGDHRQDRRDRPY